The Argiope bruennichi chromosome X2, qqArgBrue1.1, whole genome shotgun sequence sequence TCCATTATCTCTGCGTCGCCAGAAATTgtcattgcaatattattttaaaatttcatccacaCCTAATCATCCTTTAATTTACACCACTCTCAGTCAATTTTTAGAGCGAATTTATAATGCTCGTCCAACGGCTATCCGTCCATTTTATGAACGCATGAAATCCTTCATTTCAGACACACAACTTTCTGAAGTGAGCATATTGTCTATTGACCGTTTCTGCTTTCCTCCCTGGAATACACCATGCATTTCTCATATAAACCCATTCATTGGtttcaaaaaatctcatattGATGCACATTCGCTTCAGCGAATATTCCTTGAGCATCGTGCCCAGTATAATAACTATAAAGCAATCTTTACTGATGGTTCAAAAACGATGAATCATGTCGGTTTCGGTGTTATTTTAGATAACTCTACATATAACCATACTCTCCCCAAATATTGCTCAGTGTATACGGCAGAGGCAACTGCTATTTTATTTGCactgcaaaatatttcttcatctgACTGTCGTAAATTTTGCTTATACACCGACAACATGAGCGTTTtgcaacaattacaaaattttgattattcttgtcATCCAATTGTTGCACAAATCATGCAGCAACTATCAATACTGGCTAATAGAGACTTCGAAATAATTTTCTGCTGGGTACCGAGTCACGTTGGAATCCATGGCAATGAGCTTGCAGATCTAGCTGCAAAATCAGCTTCAGAACCGTTCAATTTCCGTGTTCCCTTTTGTGATGTATCAAGTTATATCAAACGATACATcgataaaaagtggcaagaagtttGGGACACACATGTTGATAACAAACTACATGttattcaaccaaaaataaatatgtggtcagTTTTACCAAACCGATGtgcagatgtaaaattaattcgtctacGCATTGGGCACACAAGGTATACGCatagacatttgctgtttggTGAAAGAGCCcctcattgtacgaactgtggagtgatcaattctattgcacatattcttactcaatgtcctaattttacttctgatcgtttaactcactttcattcgcctattttaaatttacaggacctagtgggtgagaaacctcacttaaaactatttgactttttaaaagccattggtttctttcatagcatttaaaatttgagttttatttttattcttgtgccaaatcattataaatcatggACCTTctaaacttttgacgttttacaatgtatccttgttttatttacacattttacacttttatgatggaactatttaaatatccttgtggatggcgcagcttgtcctaaattggaccttgtgccagaaaaccttaactataccataccataccattgccgtgcgtggcaacccattagacgggtggtgcactgtggtccccagtgtatcaatcggctggtacctagccACCggagtggttagtctgctagggatcaagcgaaggggttactccttgggcttggcgttaagggtggtcactgtccccgggggtaactcccagcgtataggtaccagtTAGCATTATGGTAAGTGCTGAGGCTAGGAACATCTAGAGCCAGTTACTACCATCCCTtgtagggctccgtggtgggcgatgccgctgGGCCTGAATCCCCATCTATATCGTATGGGCCGTAAAAACtttgctcccttcagtgggcaacaaaagaatcaaacttccttaatacattttgacaaatttttcatcataaagcGCATGTCTACAAACAATGAAACCTTCCATAATGTTTCAccttttcttgttgaaaaggcCATCACTGGAACACTTGGTACTGTATCATCGACCCGGAAACTACGATCTGGTGATTTGCTTGTGGAAGTGAGTTCCCGAAAGCAATCACAACAAATACTGAAACTGAAAACATTGGGAACAATATCTGTAAGCGTAAGTGCTCACGCtacattaaattcttcaaaaggtGTAATAACGTGTGGCGAGTTGTTTAATGATTCCATTGAAAAAATTACTGCAGAACTGAAACCTGAAGGAGTAACTCATGTACGCCGTATAACTATCCgacgggatggacaactccttccTACTAAGCACTTCATTCTCACGTTTAACAATCCTAAATTACCTGAATCTGTGAAAGTCGGCTATATGAAATTGCCTGTTAGGACATATATTCCAAACCCACTTCGATGTTTCCAATGCCAACGCTTTGGGCATTCTAAAGCCAGCTGCCGTGGGACTCTCACCTGTGCCCGCTGTGGAGAAAAAGGCCATGACAACCAACAGTGTTCTGCAgcagaaaagtgcgtgaactgtgaTGGTAACCACAGTTCCTTTTCTCGATCTTGCCCCCGTTGGACATTGGAAAAACAGATTGTATCGGTTAAATTCAAGGAAGATATTCCATATCCTGAGGCCAGGCGAAAAGTACTTGCTCAGACGCCAACACCAGGCGTGACTTACGCATCTGTTaccaaaaaacaattttgtgcaaATTGCTCCTGTGCAAATTGTGTGCAGAATATGTCCAGAACTAAACCTCTACCAAAAGTATCTGATACAGATTCTGAAATTTCTATAACCAGTGCTTCTGAACCCAGTAAACCGGAAAAGCATCAACGCAAAGTAAAACCGAACAAAGCATTGAAGCTTAAGATTTCGAAACGCGGCATCCCTCAAAATAATcttcatcaaaaaatgaaaaagtcaaCTTTGAATAACTCAGTCGCTCTGGGACTTGCGAGTCAGGGCATAGTCCACAAGgatttatcatccatttttaaaGGCGTGCCCAAAAGTCCCGATAGTATTTCGCTTCATCCATCTGAAGAGGATGATAATGACCTCCAAATGAGTTGCGAGTTATCGCCAACTCCATCTAATGTTCCTACCACTGCTTTTAAAACACACGCTTCTTAATGGGTTTTTGTATTTCATGGAACTGTCGCGGCATTCGtcccaaattaaatgaaattaggacaatgcttaacaaatttcatcccgcTTGTCTCTgccttcaagaaactttcttgaagaCAAACATCCCACTTAAATTACGTGGTTATAATAtcgttcggaaagatgcagaaaACGGCTCCCATAATTCTGGAGGTGTCTGCATTCTAACCTCCAATTCCTTTCCGAGCACACCTCTTTCGCTCCATACTGATTTGCAAGCTGTGGCTGTTCAAGTGCATGCACGAGCATTAATTACAGTCTGTTGTATCTATTTGCCACCTAATGCTTCTGTTAGTCAACAAGATCTTGACAGTTTAGTGGATCAACTTCCAGCTCCGTTTATTCTACTTGGTGACTTTAATGGCCATTCtactttgtggggttcagatagaacaaattctcgtgggcggcagatcgaacagtttatttctaataactgtctctgtttgctcaataatgacgagaaaactTATTTTCACGAACCAACACGCTCCTTTCACAATctacccctcaggggctcaccttctttaggtgagtacgggtgtcccaatcccgaggtacccagggatctatactccctttatgtttccactcccttacgccttctgctatctgcttaattttttccttccctcgacggcaagcgagggagctctccatgagaagctgtcgccgctctgtttgcttcttgcttctcatggacagccaaaaccccacgtgtttgccgtgcgtggcgacccatttgaaagacgggtggtgtactgtggtcccctgtgcatcaatcggctggtcgctaaccacctaagtggttagtttgctagggatcaagcgaaggggttactccttgggcttggcgttaagggtggtcactgtccccgggggtaactccgagcgtataggtaccggccagcactaaggtaagtgccgaggctgggaatggccagagccggtggctgccttcccttgttgggctccgtggtgggcggtgccgtcggacccgaatcttaTTCGATATCGCATGGGCTCCTCCcgaaaatctcccttcagtgggcatcgcaAAGAACTCAATCTCAAAAGTAATTTTCCACATTTTGACCGTTACTTTGTTATCAAACGTGTTTCTGAAAAGAATGATACATTTAATTCTATATCACCATTCCTCGTACAGAAAGCCATTACAGCAACCATTGGTGAGGTATCTTCTATCCGGaagatgcgttctggtgacttgctggtACAGGTAAATTCCAAAAAACAAGCACAACAAGTTATGAAACTTAAAGCCTTAGCCACCTTTCCCGTTACTGTCAGCTCTCATACATCCCTAAATTTCTCCAAAGGAGTAATAACGTGTGGGGAATTATTTAACGTTCCTCTAGAGGAGATCTCCGAGGAACTGAAACCCCAAGGAGTAACTCATGTACGCCAGATCaccattcggcgggatggacaactctTACCCACCAAACATTACGTAATGACCTTTCATAGACCAAAAATACCTGAATACCTTTATGCAGGATATATAAAATTGCCTGTCCGCCAGTACATCCCTAATCCGCTAAGATGTTttcaatgccagcgttttggccactCCAGGGCTAACTGCCGCGGGACATTAACATGCGCCCGCTGTGCTGAAAAAGGCCACGACAGCCAGCAATGTAACGctgaagaaaaatgtgtaaattgcGGTGAGAATCATGCATCTTTCTCTCGGTCCTGTGAACGATGgaaagtagaaaaagaaattacctctattaaatttaaagaagacaTCAGCTATCCTGAAGCtcggaaaaaagttttaaatcagaCACCAAAACCTGGATTGAGCTATGCTTCCATAGTTAAAACAACCTTCTGTGTAAATTGTTCCTGCACAAATTGTGCAAAATATGCTCCTCAACCGAAAAATACTGAAAAGTCATCcgattctgaaattgaaaatgaaacaaacacgACTCCTGTAACTAGCAAATCGTCTAGACCTAAAATGAATTCTAACTCTCAAAAATCACTTAAACTTAAGCTTTCGAAACGAGGAATCTCACCAAAAGACATAAGATCAAAGTTGAAAAAATCGACATCACAAAATTCTGTCGCTTTGGGACTTGCGACACAAGGTAATGctcataaggacttaacgtccatttttggcAAACCTAAAAGTCCCGATTCCATTTCCCTTCATCCGTCTGACGAGGAGGATGAATtacaaatgagttgcgatgtttcgccAACTCTTGATAAGACTCGCACCAACATTCTCAATACTTCTGTTACTTAATGGGAACTTTCATTTCCTGGAACTGTCGTGGCCTTCGGTCCAAATTTGTTGGTATTAAGCAAATTATTAACCAGTTTCATCCCGCTTGTTTTGCTTTTCAGGAAACTTTCCTGAAGCACGACATCCCCATGAAAATCCGTGGATATAACTGTGCTCGTAAAGATGCTAATACTGGAAATAATCCTTCCGGTGGTGTTTGCATCTTAACCTCCAATCTTTACCCGAGCTCACATTTAAATTTGCAAACTTCTTTACAAGCTGTGGCTGTTCAAGTCCATATACGGACCCTTATCACAGTTTGCAGCATTTACTTGCCTCCACATGCTATCATTAACCAAcatgaacttaataatttattggaCCAACTACCCAAACCTTTCGTACTACTTGGtgattttaatgctcatagtaCTTTATGGGGCTCGGAaaatacaaattctcgtgggagacagattgaacagtttatctctgataactgtctctgtctgcttaATCATGATGAGAAAACCTATTTCCATGAGCCCACACGTACGTTTCACAGTCTGGATCTGGCTATTTGCTCTCCCGATCTCTTTCCGTTGCTCAGTTTTGCAGTTGCGACTGATCTCTACGATAGTGATCACTTCCCCTTAATGGTTTCCTATGCTGATAGAGGCGGCGCGACTTCTTGTCCcccgcgtttcctattccagcgggctgATTGGAATGCTTTCATGCAACAGGCAGTAATTTCAGAGAATATGGTCAGAACAACTAATATTACAGAGGCAGTACAAAATGTAGTTGACTGTTTGATTGACGCTGCGAACAATACCATCCCCAAAAGCTCCCCACGTTTGAGGAAATTCcccagaccgtggtggaatgaggctTGCCGCGACAGTCACCGAGAACAAAAAAAGCGGTGGAATATTTTCCGCAGATATCCCACAACAGAGAATTTACTTGCTTTCAAACGTGCCAGAGCCAATGCTCGTCGTGTCCGTAGGCAAAGTCAGAGAGAGTCCTGGATTAAGTTCATATCTTCTATCACAGCCTTTACTTCTCCGAAACTACTCTGGAGAAAGGTCAAGGCAGCGAATGGAATTTACCAAGAATTTTCCATTCCTGTTCTGAAGACTGAAAACGGATTGGTATCTTCTCCTTTAGATATCGCGAATACTCTTGGACATTCATTTGCACAGGTTTCAGCGACTAATTCGTATAAGCCTTCATTTATAGCTATTAAGAAACGTGTAGAACGCAAGTCTTTGTGTTTCTTCACCCGGAAATCGCTTCCTTACAATACAGAATTTAGGTTGCACGAACTACTGGCAgctttaaagaaggctcatgataccagccctggtcctgatggaatcacttatagcatgcttcgccatttgtctACCACTTCTCTTTCCAATCTGCTGATTCTATTTAATCGCatttggattgaacagaagttCCCATCACAATGGCATGAAGCTGTTGTGATTCCAATCTTGAAACCCAGCAAAGACTCTTCTAACCCTCTGCACTATAGGCCTATTGCGCTCACAAGTTGCCTATGTAAGACGCTTGAACGCATGGTTAATGCCCGTCTGTtatatgaattagagaaaaaagcATCCATACCATTGCTGCAAAGTGGTTTTCGCAGAGGACGAGCGACTTTTGATAATATTGTCCTACTTGAAACCGaaattcgcaatgcatttgtTTGCCGAAATCATCTGGTCTCTGTCTTCTTCGATTTAGAAAAGGCGTATGATCGCGCCTGGAGGTTTGGTATTCTCTCTACACTTGCAAATTTTGGCTTTAAAGGAAACTTGCCcatgtttttaaaacactttttatcatTGCGCACATTTCGTGTCCGGGTTGGTAATTTATATTCTAACCCTTTTATTCaggctgagggtgttccacagggaagcatcctcagtgttacactttttattgtCCATTTTAGTCAGATTCTTAACGTTTTACCTCCATCTATCCAAGGTACATTATATGTGGATGACCTTCAGATATCTTGCCAAGGGAGCAATATGCGCTTAATAGAGCGCCAGCTGCAAGTTGCAGTTAACAAACTAGTAGATTGGTGCGATGAAAACGGGCATGTGATTTCACCTGAGAAAAGTCGATGTGTGCATTTTTGCAGGAAGCGTGGAATCCATTTGGACCCTATTATCCATATCCAAAATACTGGAATACCTgtggttaatgaaataaaatatttgggagTAATATTTGATCgcaagctcactttccttccgcatgtcttatatctgcggaagaagtgtgacagatCATTGAACATTCTCAAAGTACTTTCAAGAACCTCTTGGGGAGCAGACAGAACATCTTTGCTTCGAATCTATGAATCAGTTATTCTAGCACGCATGGATTATGGttgtatggtatatggttctgcAAGATCTTCTGTTTTACGTATATTGGATACCAtacaccattctgctttaagAATTTGTTCAGGTGCATTTCGTACCTCACCAGTGGAAAGTCTTTATATTGTCTCTCACCAAATGCCATTAAATTTACGGCGCCAAAAAATATCTATACACTATTACCTCCGAGTGATGTCTGTCCCGAAACACCCTATACACTCCTTGATACTTCCAATCCGCCTTCGGAGATTATACACGGCTCGACCTTCTAACattcttccattttgtgagagagtTAAATTACTCCTAAATGATTCGGAACTCCGTGATATGAGTATTCAGAcacttgatttattttcatttcctcctTGGGATATCCCTCGGTTTTCCTTTATAAACCCTTTTCATGGTTTTGAAAAGTCAACAACGGCccctgttatttttcaaaaacttttttgttctcatcgctgtcagtattcaaAGTATTTGCCTATTTTCACGGATGGTTCCAAGGCGGACGACCATGTTGGTTGTGGTATTGTTTTCCACATGGAAACATTCGGTTACACTCTGTATTCATCCTTTTCTGTTCTATCTGCTGAGTTGATggcaattttttatgctttacagAAAGTTTCTCTCTGCTCCGAacgcaatttttgtatttataccgACAGCATGAGTTCCTTAGAAACACTTTCCTATTTTCACATTCGAATTCATCCAATTGCCTTGGAAATCTTGTGTCTTTTAAAGACACTCCAAAATAGaggttacgaaatattattctGCTGGATTCCAGGTCATGTTGGTATAGCGGGAAATGAACTGGCGGACAATGCTGCAAAAACAGCCACCTTGTTCATGCAACGTGAAATACCTTCTTCCGACGCGAAGAATGTTttcacaaaacatatttattcactaTGGGAAAAATCATGGAGCCAacagacaaataataaattacactgTATAAAACCCTTTATTAAATCATGGCCTTGTCTCCCAGTGCGTGAGCTCGATGTCAAACTGACtcgactccgcattggtcacactcgcttaacgcataaatatctttttttaggcgatcgagctcctttttgc is a genomic window containing:
- the LOC129959683 gene encoding uncharacterized protein LOC129959683 → MGSSRKSPFSGHRKELNLKSNFPHFDRYFVIKRVSEKNDTFNSISPFLVQKAITATIGEVSSIRKMRSGDLLVQVNSKKQAQQVMKLKALATFPVTVSSHTSLNFSKGVITCGELFNVPLEEISEELKPQGVTHVRQITIRRDGQLLPTKHYVMTFHRPKIPEYLYAGYIKLPVRQYIPNPLRCFQCQRFGHSRANCRGTLTCARCAEKGHDSQQCNAEEKCVNCGENHASFSRSCERWKVEKEITSIKFKEDISYPEARKKVLNQTPKPGLSYASIVKTTFCVNCSCTNCAKYAPQPKNTEKSSDSEIENETNTTPVTSKSSRPKMNSNSQKSLKLKLSKRGISPKDIRSKLKKSTSQNSVALGLATQGNAHKDLTSIFGKPKSPDSISLHPSDEEDELQMSCDVSPTLDKTRTNILNTSVT